Sequence from the Meles meles chromosome 10, mMelMel3.1 paternal haplotype, whole genome shotgun sequence genome:
CATCTGACTTTTCCCCAACTTTCCACCTGTTACTTGCTTTAACATTCCCACGCAAGGAAGATTTGGGGTCAAGGCTCACATTTGTAGAAAAGCCACCTGATTAGAGTTCTGAGCCTTTCTTAGTAAGCCCAACACGCAATTCATTGTATACAATCTCTGATTTGTTTTGTAGCAGATGAGAACTTAAAGATACTTGCAAATCAGTCTGATGCAGAAACCTCGATTCTTTTTATAGGTTATCTCAGCCACACCTAAAttgatagatctttttttttcttcttagaaattAAACTATGGATTGCTTTCAAAGCATTTAACTATGTTTTTGTAGAAATAATTACTTCTTCATTAtactcatgtatttttaaaattaaattgtgcTATTACAGGAACAAACACCCATGTTTCAGAGCAAAGAGTGTGACACTTGGACAGGGCACCATTCCACCAGAGGAGCACAAGCATGTCTGCTCACCAGGGAAGGGCCTATACACTGACAATATTTAGGACTTCCTGGAGAAGCTGAAGAATACTGATCAATTTGTGGAAGTCAATTAAGACTTCCCTTCTATACTATTCTTTAAGGAAAACATGGGACCCCTCTTTTCCAAAGTAATAGACAGAAGAGGCACTGAAATGGAAGAAACGGTATTttggagaaaattaaagaaaaataaaatttgactttCCAAGCCTTTGTTAATGTATCTTATTTCCAGGATAAtttgtatcatatttttaaataatggttttgggggaaaaaattggtACCTATGTAATTAAATGATAAGAGTCAATcacagggggcacctgagtggctcagtgggttaaagcctctgccttcggctcaggtcatgatcccagggttctgggatcgagccctgcgtcgggctctctgctccgcggggagcctgctttctcctctctctctgcctgcctctctgcctagttgtgatttctctctgtcaaataaataaaatattaaaaaaaaaagagtcaatcacagaatttttaatgtttaatctagtttcattttttaacttttatttatttgagagagaaaaagaaggagagcGGATGTGAGTagtgagaggagcagagggggagggagagaaaaagcagacTTGGCATTGACAGCGTAGCCCTACATGgagttagatcccaggacccccaagatcataacctgagcagaaaccaagagtcaggcacttaaccaacttagccacccaaggattccacagaattttaaaacagaaatttttacttagtgaaacaaaaattatttttccaataaGATACACAATAAATGCAATATTTCCATCTTGATATAGATAATAATGTATTTCCATTAATAATGAAATCTGGTAATCAGAACTCTACCAGTCAAACTGTGGGTTAACTACCCACAAAGCTGTAAGCAGCAAAGAAGAACGTACAAATGCTAATATAAAACAGGTAAAAGCCTCTCCATTTTAATTTAATGGGTTACTATTCTTTCTTTAATAACAACAAAAGCTTCAGCTAATATATTACTTCCAATGAATCAAAAATGGAGATGGAAAGAATTTCagcaacaaaaatgaagaattccCGAATGGAATTTCTAGTAATATTCACCAAATAGACAAATTTAACTTGAGGCTTTGAGGATTCCAGAAAACATCAAAAAGCCCAGCTCACAACAGTACACAGCTGTTTGAAAGACTGAATGAAATAAGATATATCATTGTGCTTGGAAATGTTTAAAGCACTGGGAAATATTAGGCATTCTTACTATTAATATATATTAGTTAATTTCATGATGTAGGATTTCCTCAATAAAGATCtcaaaatttggggcgcctgcatggctcagttggttaagcagctgcctgcagctcaggtcatgatcccaaggtcctgggatggagccccactttgcgctccctgctatgcagagaggctgcttctccctctctctctgctgcagctctgcctacttgtgcactttctctctctgtcaaataaataaataaaatctttaaaaaaaatctcaaaatttgtACCTTAggattttttgaaattttcaacACTTAATGATCATTTTGTGAAAGTTATCCTAAGTAGTCTTAATAAATGTGTGTTCAGTAGAATGTTCAGTTTTACAAAATCTTCCTTGAAAAAAGGAGCTTTATGCCTGTACTGTAAACCAAGGTAGATATTATCAAGATAGTAATAGGTTTAAGGCCAAAAAGTTTTTGCAAACATCTTTAGCCATTTTAAGCCAAGTGTTTCCCAAACTTAACGTAAATGCGAATCTCCTTTCTGACCAACTATTAACATCTTCCCAAAGTAGTAAATCTTAATGGGTCCAATTTAACTCAAATATTACTGTCTTCTCTTATTCTGTCCCAAtatgaaaactttattttattttaagattttatttattggggcgcctgggtggctcagtgggttaaggcctctgccttccgctcaggtcaggatcccagggtcctgggatcgagccccacatcgggctctctgctccgtggggagcctgcttcctcctctctctctgcctgcctctctgcctagttgtgatttctctctgtcaaataaataaaatattaaaaaaaaaagattttatttatttatttgacagagagagagatcacaaaaaagcagagaggcagttggggatgggaggtgggagggggaaggaggctccctgctgagcagagaaccagaaggcttcatcccaggaccctgagatcatgacctgagccaaaggcagaggcttaacccactgagccactcaggtgtacCCCAATATGAAAGATTTTAGATCAAGTTTTTGACCTATTTACCTTTTGTCCTTTGTTGTAAACAACATGCTTTCACCACTAATTCTAggtaaaatatatatctatattaaacTACATGTTGGAAACCAGCAATGGAGTCATCTAAAATCCAATTAAATAAATCAAGAAGGTAATAATCAtgtgcataaaataaaaatccaatgtCAAAACAGCAttcataacaataaaataatggttttttcttagaaaaacaataaatatttgagatCTATGACCTACATGTCAGATTATAAAACTGAGaccaaaaaatacatttactctacttttaagtaataataattcttatctttttttttttttaaagattttatctatttattcgacagagagagatcacaagtaggcagagaggcaggcagagagagagagagaggaggaagcaggctccccaccaaggagagggcccgatgcggggctcgatcccaggaccctgggatcatgacctgaaccgaaggcagaggctttaaccctctgagccacccaggtgccccaataattctTATCTTGAGACAGAATTATAGAAGACAATAAATAGACCATACCCGAGAATTACATATAAAGCTTGAGTTGTTAAAAACAGCTTTTGTAACAGcagatttttcttccaatctgtccATActctaaaatactaaaaaggtaaGTGGAATATAAAAAATCCACCAAAATAGAATTTATcttcataaaacttaaaaattatccctcccctcccccaaatattctataaatatcagGTGTTGGGTTGTGAATCAAATCTCAACATATTTAAAGATAATCATTTGGGCCACAATCTCTGACCACAatgcattaaattaaaaatcttcaccaaaaagataaccaaaacaaaacatctcATATACTTggaaatcttaaaattatttttttgaagattttatttatttgagagaaagagagagagcgagagagcgaccAAGCACATGCacatgagctgggagagggacagatggacagagagaagcagactccccacagggcAGAGAAGCCAgatcggggctccatcccaggaccctgggatcatgacttgagctgaaggcagacgcttaacagacgtagccacccaggagccccagaaatcttaaaacatttttaaataactcgGCAATGACGTATagcaattgaaaaaatatataaaactgaaaactagcagaaagaatacaaattaaaattggAAGCTGCTAATTAGCATTTGAAGGGAAATACAGAGCATTCTAAGGActatattagaatattaaaaagctaaaaattgATGAACCAAAAGTAAGCCCACCAGCCTGAGAAGTCAGAATGAGACTAAGAAAATAAATCCCAaagaaaacaggggaaaaaattgagggagaaacaaaaaacaacaacataggATATAAAAACACAACAGACAGGAACAATAAATTCTAAAGTCCACCTTTGAAAAGactaaacaaaacacaaaacaaaacaaaaaaacaaacagaaagaatgaACGAACAAATAGCAAAGGAATCGGTAAACAATATTAGGGGGAGAAATACAACGTAACAACAAAAATCCCAGAgatcaaaaaagaaagatgttatttttaaaaattctctggcAATAaagtatgaattttttaaaaaatgagcaatcTCTTATGAAACTATAACTTACATATTGACTCCATAGATCAGTCAGTAATCATTAGTAAATTCCTTCAGTAGATAAAAAGCTACTTACTAAAGAAACACCAGGCCCAGATAATTTTATAAGTgaattctattaaaataaaatcttacacaaATTTTCCAACAAATTGtttgaaaaataaggaatacttCCCACTTCATTAAAATGAGTCTAATATAACACTGAACCAAACTTTTCAGAtagcacaagaaaggaaaattataaatttcaCTCAAGGCAAATACAAGCTAAATGAatccagaaatttatttttatcaaaaataaaatatactttgacTTTACTTCAGAATGCAAAGCTGTTTATATATCAAGGATTAAAGGCAAAAAATTACTTCATGAAGAAATCTAAAAAAGGCATTTAATAACACTCACTGCCAATTTATACTAAAAAAACCATTTATAACAAATTAGGAGTAACCTGGTAAACAGTATATTCTGTACTTACTAGTTAAACATTGCAAACATTATGATTATTCTCTTCACAATCGAAAATGGAAAACGATGCTTGCTTTCACATTTCAACATACTAGACAAGACCCTAGATAATGtaataagaataagaattaaaGGCCATAATGactgcaaaaaaagaaacaaacatcatTATTCAGTGTTCATGATTATCTACCTAGAAAATCCAGAAGAATCCAAAGAtgaattattagaaataaaacctttatcaAGATGGCCGCTACAAAGAGCTCCccgatggctcagtgggttaaacgtgtAATTCTCAATCTCGGCTCAGGTCCcaatatcagggttgtgagtttgagccccacgttgggctgcatgctgggtgtggagcctacattaaaaaaaaaaattctaaataactgTTTCATCTGTGAGTTTCTGGCATTCTGTATATAGttcttcggggcgcctggatggctcagatggttaagcatctgtcttctgctcgggtcgtgatcccagggtcctgggatcaggtcccgcattgggctccctgctccttggggagcctgcttctccctctgcctctgcctctgtctgcctctctctctctccgtctctcatgaataaataaataaaatcttaaaagaaaaagatggttgctacaaaaatcaactatattttttatactaacaacaaacacaaaatgtaatctttaaaaaataaaatatcttctgaATGACAACATAGTGAAAATCTATGAATCCACGACTCAAGAAATAGAATTTACTTAACCGTGAAGTCGCTCCATctcactctcccttcccccacttcagaggtaaattctctccaaattccatattcctcattctctttttaaatactgCTACCATATTTGTTTATACCCCTAGTTTAGTTTTAGAACCATATATTAATGGAATCACAATGACGATGTAtatacaatattctttttttttcctttttatttttttttctgattttttttcccattttatttatttttttcagcataacagtattcattgtttttgcacaacattgtttttgctccatgcaaaacgagccctccctattacccaccaccttatACAATATTCTTGAGCAATCTGCCTTTCTCATTCAACATCATATATCTGGGATTCATCCATACCCCTGAATGTACCTTGagttgtttcatctttttttttttttttgtaatctaatagaaatttattttaaacccATTTCGCACAGTATTTAATGCATATGAACAAGAACTCCAGGTGGCAATCATACAAACTTCTACCCAAGAGCAAATCAAAGGTGCGGAATTCTAGGAAAGAACGACATTGAGGTATTTTCCCTCTGCTCTACCCAGTTGTAATGGTTGTATTAAAAAATAGTGTTTAATACCAACAGCACCAAAGAAAATGTTTACGTTTTCGAAGTTTATACCTctatttgtttcctttaaaagTATCTTTATTCATTGTTTCATAATACACGGCTTGTTTTTGGATAATAATTACTTTTAAGTGTCAAAATCAAATGTCTCACTTTCCCATcttactcactttttaaaatttcatttttttaaagattgattgattgattgatttgacagagagagagatcacaagtaggcagagaggggaaaagcaggcttgccactgagcagagagcctcatatgtggctcgatcccaggaccctgagaccagggctggagccgaaggcagaggcttaactaagccacccaggcgcccctaaagatcttatttttaagtaatctccatacccaacatggggcttaaactcacagcCCCAAAAGCAAGGGTTGTACGCTCTGTGCAGTGGGCCAGCCAGCCAAGTGCTCCCgcactttttcattttaaatgattactTTGTTATTATTGTACTTATCATGACTTGAAATGTTCTTATTTATGTACTTCCTACTTTATTTGTTGcaacttatttgtttattcacttattaGCAGGGATCTTGCCAGTTTCATTTGCCATCATATTTTTCAGTTTGGCTTACAGAAGACACAAAGTATTTGCTAGTTTTTTAATGTACACTGTTCCAAAATAAAAGTCACTGTTTTGATACCTGTAAAGTATACCAATATATTGAAACTAAAGGATGATGAGTTAGTCTGTGTTTGCCTATGAATGAAACTGGGATGAAATCTGTTGAAATCCCGTGTTAAATGGGAGAAGTGACCACATTCTCTAGTTGGGTGGGGCTGGGCAAATGCTCAGCTTGAGTCCTAGAGGTTCCAAGGCAGTAAGGCAGAAAGATCCTGCTTCCAGGAAGGAACTAACGCAGCTCTTCATTCATCAGAGACCCTGCAGAggcttttctttgaagaaatgatgCCACTGCCTAAAAACAGGGTTAGGATAGTGTGGTTGAAAGCATTTCCATTGTATACTCATCCTTCCTTTTCAAAGTCAATGTGCTgtaactattattactattactataaaCAGTAATAGTAACATAACTGCTGCTGCCTCAATTTGAAACAATTAtgcttttttagaattttaggaAGAACCAAAAACCAAGGTTGCTAGAGGCAGAAAATGTTTGCCTTTTAGctatgtaaaaaatgaaaagttaaaccTTGTGCTGGAGAATTTTAGAATCTTTGAATTCAAAGTTTTTACTACTGCATTAATTTCatatttgatttctctttctacagagAGAGCATATAAAAACATGTTTAGCATTTCCTCCCTTGCCAGGTTGCATTTCATCTTGAGTAGATTTAAAACCAGATTAGTTGTAATAGGATTCCAGGATGTGGACAGACATCTACGGGTCATGGATGATCTCTCTTGCAATCAGCTCCTTCATTACTTCGTTGGTACCACCATAGATTGTCTGAACTCGGGCATCCACATAAGCTTTTGCAATCGGGTACTCCCACATGTATCCCGAACCTCCATGGAGCTGGACACAGTCATAAGCCACACGGTTTTGTAACTCAGATGCCCAATATTTCGCCATGGAGGCAGTGGCAGAGTCCAGACGTTTCTTTTCACGCAGCTGGAGACAGCTGTCCACAAAAGCTCTGGTTacacaaattttgtttttaattctgctAGCTTATGTTGTACTGTCTGCATTTGCGCAACTGTTTTcccaaaaatttttctttctttaacgtAAGTCCTGGTTTCTTCAAACATGAATTCACTGGCTGAAACTGCCAGGTCAGCAATCACTAGCCTTTCCTGTGGAAGCTCTTTCATGAGGTAATAGAAGCCTCTATTCTCTTCTCCAATTAGGGCACTAGCTGGCAACCGGACATCTTCAAAGAATAATTCTGTAGTATCCTGGGCTTTTAGTCCCATTTTTTGTAGCTTTCTTCCCTTGATAAATCCTTTCATTCCATTTTCCACCAGGAAAAGGCTAATGCCATGGGCAGGAGAGGCAGCGTCACGATTTGTGACTGTCACTACAATCACAATGTCACTCAGCCACCCATTGGAGATGAATACCTTGCTTCCATTGAGAATCCAGTCGCTTCCATCCTTTTTGGCATTTGTTCTTATTCCTTGCAAATCACTTCCAGCCCCAGGCTCTGTCATTGCTAAGGCACCAATACATTTCCCACTGGTCATGTGCGGGATGAAACGCTTAATTTGTTCTTCTGAGCCATAGTTTACAATATAGGGCATGATAATATCTGAATGAAGCACAAAACCTGGGCCTGTACAATTCGAATATGCTTGTTCCTCCCAAAGTATAGCTGCTGAATAAAGGTCCCCGCCAACACCACCATGACGCTCTGCAATATTGATACCGAGCAGTCCTTGTTTTCCAGCTTTTTCCCAAAGCTCCCTACTCACTTCTCCAGCTTTCTCCCATTCTGCGTGGTAAGGAATCACTTCTTGAAAAAACTTCCTTACGCTTTTCCGGAAAATGTCATGTTCTGAAGAAAAGATTCTTCTAATTCCTATATCTGTTAATTTTTTAGCAGAAGGAGTTTCTAGGCGTTCTTCTCTTCCAGAATGAGAATATCTCGCGGCCGGCCGCGAAGGCAGAGCGCAGCGACAGCCCCACCAGCGCAGGGAGCCGCGGAACATGCGTGCAGCCATAGCCGGGACGTCGGCGAAGAGCGGCAGCGGCGACGCATGCGACTCCTCGGAGACGCCAGCGCCGGGTGCGGGCAGGTAGATTCTCCGCGGGACGGTCCGTCTGGGTCGTCCCCCGCGAAAAGCGTCCCGCGAGCCTTTGAGGAGTCTAGGTCTGATCGAGTTGTTTCATCTTTATATGACATtgcattgtatgaatataccacagaTTATGTATCTATTCTGATGATGGACATCTGGGGCGTTTTGGACCTTTTGTTCTACTGATTAACAGCAACACTGTTACTGGACATTTGTagcaaaggagaagaagaagaacaacacaACAGCAGCAACCATGACTTCGGTCTAACACTTTATACAAAAATTAGTCAAAATGGATCACCTGATCTGTGGTATTTTTCTGACAGCAGCTCAAAGGTACTAGACAGCATAAGCAAGGGGTACAAATAATACCTGGTAGGATCTATCACTTTAATGACCTTACCCCCAAGTAATCACAAAACAACATTACAAAATGTAATACAGGGACACATCAACAGACCCTCTTTGGACAGATGATTTCTAAGCAATCCTACTCAACTCATACACCTCATTTTGTCCTTGGAGGCTCAGTGCCTGACTCCCAATGGTCCACCTTCTCTCCAGAGCTCCTGCCGCTTTGTTTTATAGCATTCTACCCTCCTCAGTAGGTGCTTTGTGAAATGAACACCAACATCCGGCCTTGCCACCTTATCTTCGGGGCTTATGGTCACAAAAGACGGTGAGATGACCAAGGATGAGTCTTCCTGACTCTCACAGGTGAAGACTCCACAACTGAACAACTTTCTATTGTTCACATCTACAAAAGCTAACTGCACTTAAATCCACGCTGGAAGCATTATATAATTGTTCACACATACATACTTTTGATACATTTGAGACTATGGATAGAGAAAAAAAGGGCAGTTTATTTCagacaaacaggaaagaaaattctttaacCATGACAAGAAGTTTGTGAAATATGTGAGAAATTATGCAAGGCACCAAAAACTGGGTATTGAAGAGTTGACTAACATTTTTGAGGTTagggctctctttctcttcccttctcttgcctttaactccttctccctctcttctccctaatctctctctctctttctgtctgcctctgtctctctttgggGTGGCTAAGAAATTCTTATAAGAGATCTATACAATATAATTGCTAATATTCATATTATACAATATACGTATGTGCATTTGGTATTTTGCACTATCTTTCCTTTGACCACAttgaacagcaaagaaagccctAATAGTTATGCTCACTGAATCAGTTGAAATACTTTGCCTCTACAGTTGCTCATTTCAGTCAAATTAGCTTACTATGTactgattataaaatataatttaaagatggccaaaaatacagaaaagtctATTAATTATATTGTTAGAATTTGCATCTACTTTCGAGTtctacaaaaggacaaatacatCGATTCATTTTAAGAGGTTTCCTCTAAATGTTTCAAGTTATAAAGCCTGCAGATTTGTAAAAGATAAccattaatttcttaaaagagtGTTAAACCTGGTCCCATTATATCCCAAAGGGTAAATGCTGTCTAACAAATACGTGGGTGATTAAATCAGGGTCACTGTCACTTAGGTAACTGCTCAGTACAGAaacaatttataatatatatacctcTACGAACTAAAGCTGAGCAATCAATAATTTTGTCTTCCTCCGTCTAGAAGTAGTTATTCAACATTAACTAGTAAATCAAGGGTGAAAGGGAGGGTTgtaaatcaagaagaaaagattCATTTTACTCTTAATTCCCACTTGAATCTATGTAAAATGTTAAGTTACAGACAGTTAAGGAGGAGCTGTTGTTTTTGAATATGTAATTGCTATTTAGATGATAATGGCATGGATGTCGCAGTAGAACCATGATCCAAATTTGAATAAGGTCTTAATGAAGGAGGCgaaaggaagaatgaggaatGAAATACAACAGTGTCAGCAACAGACCTTAATGAAGCAAATCGCTTTCAGTACCTTTGTAATTCAGGAGGAGCTGCATAAAAAAAGTGGCAACTGAAGGATCAAAAGCAGGACCTCTGCAAACCAAACATGCTTCAAACATGACATCACTGTCTGGGCAACAAGGCATTGTGGAGAGCAGCCTCAATGTTTGGGTTTTACCGCTCAGATCGCAAAATAACTACATTAAACGATCTGGCTAGGCAAACCAGTTTCCTGAGAAAGCATCTTTATATTTCAAGTTAATGACATTTctgaacagaaaaagaatttaaatgtcCAAAGAGATCttggctgatttttaaaaagcactagaTGTTTAACACTAAGAATCATTTTAAGGCAAAATTAAGCTGAATTCTTGATCCTATAAAACtaaagaggtctttttttttgttaaagttcCACACTATCGTCTGTTCTTTTATTACAttagatttatgaagtatacaatgCATTCTACTTAATAAGTGATAGAATCATTTTACATATTCCTATTCAAAACTCAATTTCACTTTTACAAAATCGCACTGAAGCAGTATGAGAGCATATGGCCTTCCCACTGCCAAATGGAACATACGTTTAGCTTGTTTAAATGGTTTCTCAAAGGTAACATTGATGATGGTGCTAGAAACAGAACACAAGGCTTCTGATTTCCAGGGAAGTCattcaaagaaagtaaaaagtgCTATAGTTACAAACTTAATTTGAATCCCATACGGGTATTTTCTCAAGTCTTCTAGGTAACAATAATTTGATGACCAAATGCATTCCATATGAATATTGTGGGCAGGTCAACTACCATGCTGGATACACTTTTTGTTGCACAGACCAATACTCACAAAGGGCCACAGAAACTGCTTTTTGCCTATTTAATCCCAACTCCTCAAAAACATGCAGAAATATACTACCCACATCCTACTATCCAAAGGATGCTAGAGCAGTCATGGTTATGGTTATGACCTTCTAATGAGAAAACAACCCCTCAATACTAATGAATAAGTGCCCTGACACGATCATGTTACTGTTTCTCGGGACTGACTAAAAATGATTTGACTTCAACGTTAGGAATGGAACAAACACATAAGCCCGGAGTTCCAGAAGATTTGCGGTCACCTCCCTGGGCCACTGCTAGGATCTTAGGCACCACTGTAAATGTTTGCACGATATTGGATTATTTTTACAATCTAAGTCAAGATGTTCTAtccaaaaataacagaaacaacACACGGGATGGAGAAGATATCAGTTAAGAGCACAGACTCAGACAATCTAGTTTAGAATCCTAGCTCTGGCATTTATTAACTGTACAGTCTTGGACGAGTTATTCAACTTCTCCCACAATTAGCTTCCCCATCTGTGAGCTGGGGAGAACAGTACCACTCTGAGCAGTGATGAAGACGAAAGGAGTTGAGATCACGTATCCTCAGGGTCCTTTGCATCACTCCCTAGTGTGGGGCTTTGCCTACTTCATTTTCTCCGACTCTAAAAAATAACAATACCTAATGTTTTCAGGCATAATTCAACTGCAGCTTTGGAATGTGCTTCAAAAGACCAAAAatctggggcttctgggtggctcagtcagttaggctcag
This genomic interval carries:
- the LOC123952081 gene encoding LOW QUALITY PROTEIN: long-chain specific acyl-CoA dehydrogenase, mitochondrial-like (The sequence of the model RefSeq protein was modified relative to this genomic sequence to represent the inferred CDS: inserted 1 base in 1 codon), translated to MAARMFRGSLRWWGCRCALPSRPAARYSHSGREERLETPSAKKLTDIGIRRIFSSEHDIFRKSVRKFFQEVIPYHAEWEKAGEVSRELWEKAGKQGLLGINIAERHGGVGGDLYSAAILWEEQAYSNCTGPGFVLHSDIIMPYIVNYGSEEQIKRFIPHMTSGKCIGALAMTEPGAGSDLQGIRTNAKKDGSDWILNGSKVFISNGWLSDIVIVVTVTNRDAASPAHGISLFLVENGMKGFIKGRKLQKMGLKAQDTTELFFEDVRLPASALIGEENRGFYYLMKELPQERLVIADLAVSASEFMFEETRTYVKERKIFGKTVAQMQTVQHKLAELKTXICVTRAFVDSCLQLREKKRLDSATASMAKYWASELQNRVAYDCVQLHGGSGYMWEYPIAKAYVDARVQTIYGGTNEVMKELIAREIIHDP